Proteins from one Elgaria multicarinata webbii isolate HBS135686 ecotype San Diego chromosome 3, rElgMul1.1.pri, whole genome shotgun sequence genomic window:
- the LOC134395842 gene encoding collagen alpha-1(I) chain-like has translation MPESRSLSELTRQIAPPTKNGHAPPPTESRKSYQSVNPFRVRAGINQVAALGVFSGPGGPARGLLFPRRREREGLAARHGGGPAVAPRGTRRGRESRKPEKAAPRRRAGKGVAAHRGPDPRQRPRRSRAAEPPRPSVGRGGRSAGSFRKSGAEAGGPSGADPVGAPLAGRVARTRAEGEAAAPPEHRPGGRPAEGPLRRDRGSPNRSATTASAGPSPPRGRSHPPPAGKGSRGCGREGPLGGSRVPEPGVRLPREDPRLPFCPAGGTRGGGGSAGKREGRSPLLRRDRSPAPVSPQSAGRAWPGKRGSPGLSRRRGPEKPVARNLRTTFRRRSRAARPADDRQTAPQSDRPRGTPRRAASANLPRRRLPRTAPRLGAPPFPSVPAEGPVDRGSVYLEEARALGPFLSGRGEGRGRWRTAGAPQRGSVYRSSVGEGAAPSESAVREGPRGPAGSAFLGPGLPEPVGAPPRLPASRGARSTFSRPGRGAGRPTAGLPESESSGEPEGDDRLGFHGRRGRGVTLKGNPSDPTSEGGLAHVPVLRCPIEPRIADSGGAHEAIESNRPLGAGIHPKASLTGRLPRTDRRPGLPGRLRLPRPRPGASEAGSFRGTWRAYVALGPGGGPVDRRPVYLGEAKARGPFLYERGADGGSPLRREGRSTARASGRGRPLPSLLSGPVVSAFHGPRGGALVFSPYRLVVLGAPRFPPARRFPAVPAEGRSTRGRSTSKRLRLSGPSSPKGAKESHVFLGNSVRFAPLPPTVRPLELAEDTQRGGAPTEPPLDRCGLALPGHPTGFEA, from the exons ATGCCAGAGTCTCGTTCGTTATCGGAATTAACCAGACAAATCGCTCCACCAACTAAGAACGGCCATGCACCACCACCCACAGAATCGAGAAAGAGCTATCAATCTGTCAATCCTTTCCGTGTCCGGGCCGG GATCAACCAGGTAGCCGCGCTGGGGGTTTTCTCGGGCCCCGGAGGACCCGCGCGGGGCCTCCTCTTCCCCCGCCGCCGGGAGAGAGAGGGGCTCGCGGCGCGGCACGGAGGCGGGCCCGCCGTCGCCCCCCGCGGGACGCGGCGCGGCCGGGAATCTCGGAAGCCGGAGAAGGCGGCACCCCGGAGGCGGGCGGGGAAGGGCGTCGCGGCGCACCGCGGCCCGGACCCGCGCCAGCGCCCCCGGCGCTCGCGGGCCGCTGAGCCCCCCCGCCCGTCGGTCGGGCGGGGCGGGCGGTCGGCCGGCTCCTTTCGGAAGAGCGGGGCCGAGGCGGGCGGACCGTCGGGGGCGGACCCCGTCGGAGCCCCGTTGGCGGGTCGGGTCGCGCGCACAAGGGCGGAGGGAGAGGCGGCCGCTCCGCCTGAACACCGGCCTGGCGGCCGGCCCGCGGAGGGCCCTCTCCGACGCGACCGCGGGAGCCCGAATCGATCGGCGACCACAGCGAGCGCGGGTCCGTCCCCGCCGCGGGGTCGGTCCCACCCTCCGCCCGCCGGGAAAGGCAGCCGCGGCTGCGGGCGGGAGGGGCCGCTCGGAGGCTCTCGGGTCCCGGAGCCGGGGGTCCGCCTGCCGCGGGAGGACCCCCGCCTCCCCTTCTGCCCGGCCGGAGGCAcgcgtgggggcggggggagtgccGGGAAAAGGGAAGGCCGCTCGCCGCTCCTCCGCCGGGACCGGTCGCCGGCGCCCGTCTCGCCCCAGTCGGCGGGTCGCGCCTGGCCGGGGAAGCGGGGTAGTCCGGGTCTCAGCCGACGGAGGGGTCCTGAAAAGCCTGTCGCCAGAAATCTCCGCACGACGTTTCGCCGGCGGTCCCGGGCCGCCCGCCCGGCGGACGACCGGCAGACGGCTCCGCAGAGCGACCGACCTCGTGGAACTCCTCGCCGGGCTGCCTCGGCGAATCTACCCCGCCGCCGACTTCCGAGGACCGCCCCGAG ACTCGGCGCGCCTCCGTTTCCCTCGGTCCCGGCCGAGGGGCCGGTCGACCGGGGTTCGGTCTACCTCGAAGAGGCTCGGGCTCTCGGGCCCTTCCTCTCCGGAAGGGGCGAAGGTCGCGGGCGATGGAGAACGGCCGGCGCCCCGCAGCGAGGGTCGGTCTACCGCTCGAGCGTCGGGGAGGGGGCGGCCCCTTCCGAGTCCGCCGTCCGTGAAGGTCCCCGGGGCCCCGCCGGCTCGGCGTTCCTCGGGCCGGGGCTCCCCGAACCCGTCGGAGCGCCTCCCCGTCTCCCGGCGAGCCGGGGGGCCCGGTCCACCTTCTCGCGCCCGGGACGGGGGGCCGGTCGACCGACGGCCGGTCTACCCGAAAGCGAGAGCTCGGGTGAACCGGAGGGAGACGATCGCCTGGGCTTCCACGGGcgccgggggaggggggtgactCTTAAGGGAAACCCCTCGGATCCCACCTCTGAGGGCGGCCTTGCCCACGTTCCAGTTCTCCGCTGTCCAATCGAGCCTAGAATCGCAGACTCGGGAGGGGcccacgaggccatcgagtccaaccgcccgcTCGgggcgggaatccaccctaaagcgtccctgaccgGCCGACTTCCCAGGACCGACCGGAGGCCCGGGCTACCCGGGAGACTCCGGCTGCCCCGGCCGCGACCGGGCGCttcagaggcaggctcctttcgGGGG ACGTGGCGCGCCTACGTTGCCCTCGGTCCCGGCGGAGGGCCGGTCGACAGGAGGCCGGTCTACCTCGGAGAGGCTAAGGCTCGCGGGCCCTTCCTCTACGAGAGGGGCGCGGACGGTGGAAGCCCGCTCCGGCGCGAGGGTCGGTCTACCGCTCGAGCGTCGGGGAGGGGGCGGCCCCTTCCGAGTCTGCTGTCGGGCCCCGTCGTCTCAGCGTTCCACGGGCCGAGGGGGGGGGCGCTCGTTTTCTCGCCCTACCGACTCGTCGTTCTTGGCGCGCCCAGGTTCCCTCCCGCACGTAGGTTTCCCGCGGTCCCGGCGGAGGGCCGGTCGACCCGGGGCCGGTCTACCTCGAAGAGGCTTAGGCTCTCGGGCCCTTCCTCTCCGAAAGGGGCGAAGGAGTCCCACGTCTTTTTGGGGAACTCCGTCCGCTTCGCTCCTCTCCCGCCTACGGTCCGGCCTCTGGAATTGGCAGAGGACACCCAACGGGGCGGCGCTCCGACTGAGCCGCCTTTGGATCGCTGCGGGCTCGCTCTCCCGGGCCACCCGACGGGCTTCGAGGCCTAG